The genomic stretch ccacatATCTTTTCATCATATTACAAACATGTTTCATATTCGTCGCCATtatggaaaagtgatttattcgagagacaagcctccgatggagatgctcttctggaacatctgtcgtttcgatcaactaaagagggagctggttcgttggcTAGATAGAAAAATATCAGAAGGagaaaaaattagaagtattgagagactcgatggtgtatttggttgggtgcgagtaaaaactgataaggatgctagggaaatgataTTTTGACCAGATGACATtagtttgattgttgtaatcagttagaaatgttaTTTTTAAATGTTGTGGTTGAGTATTTTCATCTGTTTCGATATatgttgtttgtgttgtttatttagaCTTGTTCGGTTTTAAGTGTGTTTATGTtggagtgatgtttgttgttaaccttgttgtaacaaaaagttattaatatataAAACTCCAAGGTTACAAAATTGAAAGgaggtactaaattatgatgcagagTTTGCTCCTAGATTGAGACATTTTTTCTTATTGTGTTCGGGTTGACGAtatatactacataatcttatcaatttatcagtcgtatccatttctgttctaatacgtGTGTTGCTtggccgtccttttttctttcttcgcatctcatcaTTGTGCAAACTATATTCCCTTCATATGGAGGTCAGTAGTCCTCCATTGCTAGTACTGAGAAGTttttgttatacacattcatgacagtaatggccttgtaaacatctGATAGATGGTTGTATGCGTCCTGGTGAGTATGTgcgcatgccgcaatgacatgggagcaaggaatacggaaGGTCTGGAACTTTTCACAGTtgcaccaacttctgtttagtctgaCAGCATAGAATAAATTTGGCCTtccctcattgtggtccattgtttcctgaACACTAAAAAATTTCCTATGACGGTGTGGTAGCTTTAATAGTTTCCTATTTCATCACCTTCATACAACATTCATTGAATAATTGACCTAACATTAACattgcactccatctttcacctctggttgtgaaggtagatgccaacctaaaataggttgttctgaCCAATGCGGTTGTTGGTAGATTTCTAATGTCTTTGAATATGCcattcatgcattccacaagatttgttgtcatgtggccacatcgacaacctctgtcaaatacctttgtccactgctctaatggtatgttatccacccacCTCCCTGCTTCtgcattagacaatctaatttcgtcacggtaatgttgaaatgatggttgagttagagcataccctgcattcaccatatttttgcgaaggttcttgtctttgattgcacgcatgaagtttttTGCGATATGTCTAAAacaatagacatgggtagaaggaggattATGTCATCAtttatcatggttattgtaagcactctcaatggaagcatgtctatctgaaatcaaacagagattggcttgtggagcgacacGTGTTCTGAGATGACGAaggaagaaaccccaaccaccagaGGTTTCACCTTAAACCAGAGAAAAGGTaatgggaaagacattattgttgtcgtcttgggcaacaaccataagcaaagtactCTTGTATTTttcgtataaccatgttccatcaatttgtCGTATAGACATAAGCACCgacaagaccatgtcttaactgacgttgTGATGCCAACCGAACAAAAACCAAGTCGTAATTATATAACTTGGTACTAatcggttggatttgagttcctcgtcgaggatatgtacctatacgatCCACGTCAGGTAACTTACACACAATAAGGTTCAACATTTAACCCCTAACAATATTGTCAGACCGGTTACTCATAACCCCTTATCCATCAAAATTTTCgatccacaaacacacaaacatacgaccctaacatgccaaacacccaaccacaatactAAGAGCATACtccataccaccaccaacaagtaAATCATCATCAAGACACACAACATCGTtatgcacccaacacatcaccctaccatagcCGCCTTACCCAAAACATCCAACGGTCATTTAACATCAACCGTCCTTCCTCATACTATAGCCAAGAATctcaaacatcacaaaaccaaaacatgcaacaaccatatgactaccaaacaccacaataatcatttcaacctttcctcggtgcatcattcacaccaatgtcgcCCTTCAGTCATCCTAGTAACCCTCTAATAACTCAAACACAgcccaactactctggcatgggtcacgAACTCAGCGATGGCAGTAGCGCTTCATTGCATACACAAGACTATGCGAATTTGTCTGAATATCTTAGGCAATCTCCTGTAGGTAATGGTGATGTTCCTGGGTcctcagatactcaaacacctggggtgaatcatcaacgtgggttaaAGTCACGCGTTCGagtagctaggggatgtgggacctgaggtcggttaggtcatcccggtcaacgacattagtctttttgtGTAAACGcgtattaatattaatatcaattggtatgatttcgacttttatctaaaatgcacattatttttcaaaaaaaattacaaaacaCACGTAGGTGCCAGACCAATTGACGCCTCCTTTATAAATTAACAcacaggcgccaattggattggcaacactaggtgcactagccaatccaattggcgtcaCCTCTCTAAGTCAAAGAGCAGACGCCAATTCATCTTACTTTGGGAAATGATCtgaaaagtgggttattttggatttttttttgaaaaattaagTTATTTGGGTAAAAAATTCTAAATCTTATACAATcatatatttatatttaattaaaaaatttaaaaattcatTATAAATTTAATACAACAAAATTAATGGTACACATTATAacacaatagaatgaatgaaaGATGATGAAAATGAATGGTTGAGAAAAACACTATGATGTCTTTGTGAGACTTAAAAGTTTCTTTTTTTTcaaagaaaaatattttaaagttttatgctattttttttaaagttttgaCGCTTTACagaataaatttttcaaaaaataaagTTAACAAAATTAGGAAATTGGACAATGTCATGCATTTCTTTGGATCATGTGGTTTTATAAAATTGTCTCCGACTTTTTAGTTCAAACGGTTGAATCAATTTTTTTCCCGGTTTTACAATGATTTTGACCCACCAATAATTTTACAATAGTTACCGAACCAAAATCAACTATGATACTTAGCTCAATTGATTGAGTCGGCCAATCAGATcaaaattgattttaaaacatTACTACTTAGAGTGAATAACCATTTTTGTTGGTGAAAAAAATTAccatttttataaataaataaaaaaacgTGAAAATCAATTTAGTTTTAGAAAAAAATTCTTTTTTACTCATTGAAGAAAAGAGAGGCAAAAAATGTGAAAAGGTTTTAAAAGATGAATACTATATCAATACTATGCAAGAAGAACCTCTTCAATTTGAAAGGAATGACGTGTGGGAACTCGTACCTAGACCTAACTTTGCCAATATCATTGGATGTGAAAAgtatcaaatggatgtgaaaagcTCTTCATTCGCTCCAATTGCCCATCTGGAAGGTATAAGATTGTTACTACAAGTATCATGTCTTCTAAATTTCAAATTGTaccaaatggatgtgaaaagttCTTTTTTAAATGGATACATGAATGAGGGAGTGTATGTTAAACAATCAAAAGGGTTTATTGACCCATATCTTTCAAATCATGTTTACAAACTTAAGAAATCTCTTTATGGATTGAAGTAAGATCTTAaagcttggtatgagagactcactGAATTCCTCACTAGGAATGGATATGTTAATGGGGGTATTGACAAAACACTATTTGTAAAGAAAGATGCAGGGAAGctcatgatagctcaaatctacATTGATGACATTATTTTTTAAGGAATGTCGAGCAAAATGGTAAGACACTTTGTTGaacaaatgcaatctgaattCGAAATGAGCTTGGTTGGTGAATGAATATTATGTTCTCATGAGGACATATGTTGGACCAGATGTATGAGACAACATGTATTTATGATAGATAACAAATTATGGGATGTCAGACACAATGTTTGCAACATTGTATACCAGAAAGTAAAAACCAATTACACAACCAAGTTATGACATATTAACTTATACAAGATGATAACTCATAAAAAGAACACAataattgttaacccagttcagtgtAAACCACGCCTACATCTGCGGGACACTCTACCCAAGAAAGGAAATCAAAACCCGGTCCTTACACCAAGATGTCATACAACATGTGTTGAACATATTTCTCAACAAGTTGCATACAAGCAAATCTTTCTGGTTGGTACTTTAGCATAAAATTGGAGTGGATAAATCTTCTTAGGAACAAACACAATCACACTCAGATTTCTTCATGAAATCTTGCTAATAGACTGAGGTCAGATGCTCGAACACATGCTGGAACATCTTATTCCACATGTTGCCACTATACAAAATACATGTTTTCTCTATAGTAAAGTGATTCCACAATGCTATAGTCATGTAGAAGGTAATGGAAGTTGCAAGAAGAAAGGATGTTCAGTATCGATCTCAACCAACTGTGTAAAATAGTTTCTCCGTTTTGTCTCAAATTTTAGTATGTCATTTCTATTGATTAATTTTTTAGATTTTCATGTTCATTTCATTTTTACAGCCTTATTTTACCTTGTTTCAAATATTGTCTCCTCAATTCGATTTACGGTGTTGTTTTGGTCGTGTGTTCTTTGCAGTAACTCGGACTTGCGCAAAATAAACGCCAAAACGACCAGATATACATAACTGATATTACCATCAAGTTAATTTTCTCTTTGGGGGATAAATTTATTTTAACTAATTTCAAAATTGACGTTTTTAATGTATTTTAATAAATTATCGAAAATGAAAGGACAAGAGAATGATGAGTTACGGGAGAGAAAATTCTACATCTGAATTAAAACTAGAATGTGAAACCATGAAAATTAGAatgcggaaagttccaagcctttcgtacgctgctcccatgtcattgcagcatgtTCAAAGATTCAAAGGGATCCATCTCACTTATTATCTGACATTTACAAAGTCACCAGCCTAtcaaatatttacaaaattagtttttccgtagtgacaaaagaggattactggccagAATATTAATGGGGCATtgtctggcacaacgaagttatgcgaaggaagaaaaagggtcgcccaaacagcacccgtattctaaccgaaatggatacgatgaacaaaatggttagattatgtagttcatcCCGTCAGCCAAGTCACAATCGTACTAATTGTCCTAGTATTGGAACGAGCACAACaagataaattcacatgtacctctgttgcaatatataaaaaactaaatttatttcatattataagtttgtgaggaaataccttacataaataaaaacacaaacaactaaaacaattaaaataccattacaataactaagcgattacaaccatcaaaacaattttgaacatgtaatgcatcatcctatgaacgtctctgtcagtcttaatatccacccattcacgcacttctccattttggttgaacgtggacacaagtcattggattcttctaatcctttcaccatctccaatttctccatctaaccaatTGTTCAACGTCtgattaagacgttcaaacgaatctatattccaaagtTGAATCTTTATCAGAGACGCAACGACGGAAAAGATTAAATCGGTATTTCacttgtgaatgtattcagacatggttaaaactcaaaaacttgaaggagattgaagttgaatgaaagaaaatgtgGTTGTAGGGTAAATGTTGTGTGAAAAATATGGATGAAGGGTGAGATATTTATAGAAGGAGTATGAAAATGCATGCGCCAAAGGGTTAGGCACCACACATGTCAACACATGTAGGCACCAGAAGCATGGGCGCAAGCACATGCATGCGCCAACACCCTTGGCGCCAACATGCATTGCTTTTAAAGCATGCGCCAGTGGTGTTGGTGGCTCCTCTTGGTTCAAAATggatgcgccaattcatctggcgcatatgttttgaaaggtggttattttggatttttttaaatattggttattttggaaattttttttgaaaaaaatggttatttaaaaaaaattagtttGTGGAATTTGTGGAAGGTATATGCATTTCATGGCATATGCATCTTTTGTCTTCAGGACGGGCTGCCTTTGTGGCGGATTGCCTTAGTGGCAGATTACATGTGTGGTGGTTTATATTCAGATCATTTAGATTTAAGAGCATGCATATAATTATAAAAGAATGATTTCTGTGGAGTGTATTTCTTCTAGATTTTTATGTTTTGTATGATTTGTTTTATAATATTGTATTATATCTTTTATTTGATTTGATATGGATCATGAAAGATTGACCCCTTATAAATAACATATTAGGTACTAATGAGTTCAAGATGTGAAGCTACAAGAATAAAATATTGCATGCAATTGGGGAATTCAATAAAAGGGTTTTGAACTTTGTAATTTGATTTGTAAGGAAgatatatttttattttcaaaactcTTGAGATGAGTATTTGTAACTtcttaaatattttattttaataattttccTTTAATTCAATTCTTAGAACTTATCATGAATGATTATTTTGtttaaatacaaaaaaaacaGTCACATACTATTAAGATGATATTTTTCAGAAATGTTTTGGCTCAAAATTTAGGATGTTACAACTAACATATTCAAAATTTAGGATGTTACAACTAACACATTGATATTCGGAACCATTTTATTAGGCAGCATGTAGAAGAAAAACTACTTTCTCTTAATCATTTTTCCGCTGACAAACAACTAGCAGACATCTTTACAAAAACCCTAGATGTCATTCAGATTTAAAAACTCAATTCCCTTAGGTTTGTGAATAATGGAATCATAACAATTAATGATTAGGTTGGTGAATAGTTATTGGGTAGTATTCTTGTCTAACCACATGCATTCCAAGACTTTTGTTGTGTATTTTGTTTATCCTAATCAAAAAGTTGATACTTAACTATATGTTTCTCTTTCATGCTTCACACTTTTCATGAATTGTTCCTCTTCCTCAgagtctctctctctctcactttCAAATCATCTTTCCTTCTGAAATAATGGTGGGTACAAGAAAATGAACTAACACATTTGAAAAGGATTAGAAAACTATAAAGAAACTTAAGAAGATATCTAAAGGAGATGACGTTATCATCAACGCTTCTGAAGTACATCTGAAAGACATTGTGATAGGAAAAAAAGTTAATGGTATGGCATTGGTCATTCTCATCTCAAACAACATAAAAGTTAAAGCAAAAGAAACTGAAGAAGATAGAAGATGGTGTTCCTCTTACAATGTGATACCAAACTAGTATTGGATCAGCAACCATTGTAACAACATAGTAGAAAAAATATACTAAAAAGCCTTTTCATCCTCAAGTTAAAGCCAAAAGCCACCAAGATGATTTTCCTTGAGACTGTGTTCCTTTCAGAGTTGTTCATCCCACCAAGTATCAAGGTAAATCATATAAACCATTTGAATAGTCTGATCTCCTTGTTCCTAAAATTGTTCCTATAATTAAAGTTGTGAACCTTAATCCTGAGACAAGCAAAACTTCAAACAAATAATATGATAACTTTAACAAAACATTTGAAACCCTAAATGCTTGTGATAACATTCCAATTTAGAATGTAATTGAGAAACTTCTTAGTGATGAAACGGGTACGAGTAAACCTCTGCATGAAACCCCTATTAAGGTTGACGCTAAAAGCATTTATGAAAATTTTGTTCATGATGTCAATAAGAACATGTCTGATGTTGCTAGTAATGATGGAAATTCAAGCGAGGATGATTTAGAATCCAGACAAGATGATGGTATAGATGACATTAAATATGTTGTTAACAATGAGGAAGAAAATCATCAAATTAAGCAAAGTGTGTTAGGAAAAGTTGCTGATGAAAAAAGTGTTGGAAGTAGCGATGAAGACGAGCAAGAACATAACCAAGAGAAAGGGGAAGGTACTCATGAGGATGCGAACAAAGATATAAAGGATATTGCAGGTGTCATTAAGCAGGATAATGTGACAACGAGTAAGGGTGTTACTTCTGATGTTAATGATAATGTTAATAAAATTATGGAAGTTGATAAGACTATAGTTGTAAGTGATAAGAATAATGGTGAGAAGAATGTCAACGATCTCCCTGAAGATACACCTAATTCTAAAAAATTTATGAGTGTAGATGATTAGGACAACGTTAGTCCCGATGTCAATGACAACGACAAAGTCATTGTTGATATTGAAGAAGATAATTTTGTTATTAAAGAAATTGTGCCTACTCAAAAGACTCCCCAAAAGTCTAAGAGGTCAGCTGTGAAGAATGTGTCAGTTCTTAAACCTAAAAGCAAAAGTAACAAATCCATCGCAACCAAAAAGACAATTGTGTCAAACAAGAAAAAGAGAAGTTCCAAGGAAAAATCCGAAGTTGTTAATGAGAATAATAAAGAATCTGCAGAGAAAAGAAAGAAGGTTGCAGTAAAGAAAAACAACATTGTTGAAAATAAAAACATGGTGGTTATAAGAAAGAAGGCCCATGTGCATTTTGAAAAGCATATTTTCAAAGACAACGTTGATGACATCATGGATGACATATTGGAGGAACTTGATgcaaaaagaataaagagggtAGTAGGTGGAAAGAAACTACCTAAGAATGTGCCTCATATTAAATTGGAAAACATCTCCTTTCACTTTGAGGAGAGCGTTCTCAAATGGAAATATGTCTTCCACTAAGGGAGCCTTTAATTTTTGGTGAAATACTTATTTAATCAAGTTGTTAATTAACCATGATGAATCATATGCCCTAAAACTTCCTATTGGGTTCCCATATCTGATATCTAGAATTTTGATTAACCAAAATATTTGTGATATTGTTTCCGTTGAAAATGGAGTGCTTATTTCTCCTGGTGTGTTAAACTTGTGTTATATGCCCTAAAATGaacgcacgcacgcacgcacacaccCACCCACACCCACACCCACACCCACACccacacacgcacgcacgcacacgcgcgcgcgcgcgcacacacacacacacacacacacacacacacttaaagAATAATAAGTCAAGTGTGAGTTGGAGTCTCACATTGATTAtaaatgtggagacttgagcgTTTATAAGGGGGAGAACCCACACATgtatcaccttaaggttttgggttAATATGTGGTGTTTCTCTCACTTGTGTATTGCTTTTAGCCTAATGTTGATGCTCCTTCTCATGAcccaacaaatggtatcagagtctggttTGAATAAAGGGATCGATTTTTACTTGTATCGAAATGTCCAAGAAGTCGCGTCCTGTTGAAATCGAAATGTCCAGGAAGATGTGTATTGAAATGTCTAGGAAGAGGTGTCAACGGCGGTACAAGTTTATGTGGACAAAAAGAGTTTTCACTTGAGGGGGAGTTTTAAGAATAATAAGTCAAGTGTGAGTTGAAGTCCCACATTGATTCTAAATGTAGAGAATTGAGCATTTATATGTGGGAGAATTcacacacctatcaccttaatattttgggtgaatatgtggtgtctctctcacttgtgtgttgCTCTTGACCCAATGTTGATGCTCTTTCTCATGACCTAACAAATTATATCATGAGCATTTGGTTCGAATAAAGGGACCGACTTCCTTGTATTGAAATGTCCAAGAAGAGGTGTCCCATTGAAATCGAAATGTACATGAAGATGTGTATCGAAATGCCCAGGAAGATATGTCAACAGCGGTACAAGTGTATGTGGACAAAAGAGTTTTCACTTGATGGGGCGTATTATGGACTCAGACTTGAGAGTGTTAAAAATAATAGGTCAAGTGTGAGTTGGAGTCCCACATTGATTATAAATGTGGAGAATTGAATATTTATAAATGAGAGAATCCACATACCTATCATATTAAAGTTTTGAATAAATATATGATATTTTTTTTACTTATTTTGCTTATAATCAATATTGATGCTCCTCCTCATGACCCAACATTTATCTTTAAAAAATTTAAActtttaattaaatttaaaaattcTTTACTATGTTCTTGGACATAAAAATCTTTATTCATACGACTATACTTATCATCAGCAGAAAtctaaattattattattattaaacTTCAAAATGACTGAATCAGTCGTATAAACAGTGGCATTTAAATAAAGGACGCATTTAATATATGGTTCTATATTTCTACAAGTTAAAGGAAAAAGTCAGCCAAGAAAAAATAAAGAAATGGGTGCCGCCACTCAAAACTTACACATCTTCAAAGTAACATGGCCCAGGCTGTTCATATGGATGACCAAGTTAGGCTAATTACTCTTCCATTCACATCTAAATCTATCCAAATCTATCCATAGtataaatttatttaatttattgCTCTGCATTTACTATTTTCTGAGTCCTATTAATTAAAATGAGTCAGATTAATTTATTACAGTAGTTagtatatttatttattttaaattaattaattaattcgGGGATCACCTCTACtgattttttttattgttttaaaaTAGGTTTGTTGTTTTAAATATCTTAATATTcaattttagttttttttaaatatttgCTTCAAACATGCTAAACATCAAAAATTTAAGATAAAAAAGTTTAAATGTATCATCATTCTATgcagaaattaaaaaaaaatcaaattataaaatatttatgaaCAATACAAACATATTTAACCTTTTTTTTTCACTCTTCTCAACTAAATAAAAAATTAAGAATAAAAAActagtattttttttttaatttaacCATTAAACTATAGaatataataaatattttttacTTAAATAAAATTCATCAATTTAATACTACTAAAACTACATAGATCATTGTAATAAATTTTATATAACTAAAATTAGACTtgataatttataaataattcAATCAAAATTTATTAAACTTACATATAAAACTAATTTGATAGATTGATAATTTAAAACGATATAGAtactaatttatttatttatttattaaaataaacaaaataggAACAATctgaaaaacaagaaagaataaAATAAATCAGAATGTATCTTTTTCTTGTGTAGATGTAGACGCGCGAAGAACGTGTCAAATGGTGCACCAATTTGTCAACTTGTTGTGGTCCCACATTACGGAGCCGTTAACCGCCGCCGTCCATCCAACAACCCACGCCGGAACACCGTCGAACACTCCGGCAACTCCCCAAGATCAGCGAAAAGCAACTCATCTTCTTCCCCCATCGGCAACATTAAGGACCCCACGTCAGCATCGAATTCTGCCATTATAGAACTTTCTAGAAGAGCTGACGACGTCGTATCCATCTCTCCTAACCACCCCAACTCGTCCCCAACCAAGTTTCCGGTAAATTTCTCTTCCGGTTCGACCGGGTCTGGTTCGGTTTTCTTCACGGCGAGTCTTGTTGTGTTTCGTGAAACCGGCCATGGGTGGTTGTGGTCTGAGGAATAGGTTATGACGAGCATTGTGGGGTCCACGCGGCTTCTCTCCACTTGTTTCCTCGCTGGACAACCTTTGCAACTGCTACACCTGTAGTACGCTCTGTGTTCCAATTCACACACACATGAACCAATTTCACAAAACAAAACAACCTACGATCAGTTTCTCGTACTTTCAACAAATTTACTTTAAAATTACCAAACATGAGTGTAAAGTAATGATCTATATTCTATACATTTAAGATGCAACAGAACCACAATCAGTGTCGCAACATTTGTGTAGGTCAAAATTGCAAAAGTCTTTACGCTATCACGAAGAAACTGACCGTTTTATGGATGCAATACTGACCTTGGATAAGGGGAACCTTTGATGGGTTTCTGACCGTACTTTCTCCATGCCCATGAATCGGACGGTGGGGTATTACTCTCTCCTTTAAGCCTTGATCCTTGAGGTTCCTTGATTGGGATTTGCACTACCCTTTTGTTTATGGCTCTTCTGCTTTAATAGATTAAACAAAAACAATTAGCATTGTGAATACATATAATTAATTGGATGTTTAGTGTAAttagtgtatgtttgtgtgcTAACCTTTTCTTTGATGGTGAAGAGATGGAAGTGACTGAGCCATCGATGTTTAATGTGGTGGAAGAAGGAGGGGAATCTTGAGACATGTAAGTGTCTTCTTCTTGAGGTGTATATGGGTTTTTGAATTTACTTTTCATTTTTCTTGAGATTTGGAGCTGGTTAACTTGTCACTTTGTGGTAGGTGCAATCTTGAGTATCTTGATCTAATACTATTATGTGGTGATTAATGTGGCTATTATAGTATCTAAGCATGGAATGGGTTTAGGTAGATTACACAAAATGAAAGGCAAAGTGGACGGATTAGGAATTTAAGGGGGAAGGAGGTGAGAGATTAGGGGAATAGGCTTTAAAAATTGGGGGTTCATATTGACAGATTGGCTAGGCTACATTTATGGTCTTTGTTTATTAAGGGACGTGCGAACAAATACTCCATCTTATGGATTCTCACACTAATTTATCAATATGTGTATGTCATTTGAAAGCAACCtttcatttttttaatatatGATAATTTTCTTTAAGGATAAACTCGTTGATTAGTTGAAGGGAACTAAGTCCCGCTTTTTGTCTTATTTGTGCAACCTTTCAATCAATCCTAATTTATGTGTGTATGTTGTCATATTTGAATATTTGATGTATACcgattttatttataaaaaaataatttatgTAATTC from Lathyrus oleraceus cultivar Zhongwan6 chromosome 7, CAAS_Psat_ZW6_1.0, whole genome shotgun sequence encodes the following:
- the LOC127106404 gene encoding probable WRKY transcription factor 65, whose protein sequence is MKSKFKNPYTPQEEDTYMSQDSPPSSTTLNIDGSVTSISSPSKKSRRAINKRVVQIPIKEPQGSRLKGESNTPPSDSWAWRKYGQKPIKGSPYPRAYYRCSSCKGCPARKQVERSRVDPTMLVITYSSDHNHPWPVSRNTTRLAVKKTEPDPVEPEEKFTGNLVGDELGWLGEMDTTSSALLESSIMAEFDADVGSLMLPMGEEDELLFADLGELPECSTVFRRGLLDGRRRLTAP